In Harpia harpyja isolate bHarHar1 chromosome 21, bHarHar1 primary haplotype, whole genome shotgun sequence, the DNA window TATCAGATGGAAGCGGggaaggtaggggagacccttcTTACAGGGAGTAGGATGCCACTAGAGGAAACTCTTTTTTCCATACGTTCATCTCACATGATGATTTCTACGGTCTGTCTGTTTCCTGGCTCTTGAGCATCATTCACGAAGACTCCGGAGGCTCCTCAGGTATCTTCTctcagctggaaagctgcccacaGCTGAGAGGGGTTTGGGGAggcaggggaaaggaggaagcagaTCTTGCAATTTGTACTGCATACAGAGCTCAAATCCTGGACACGAGAGGTTGATGGAGCCACCGAGTCCAGACAGAAGCAGCCAGTTAAGTTCCCTTTgtagatttggggtttttttttccttttttttttttttctctctatattTTGCACTTTTGGAAGAGAATTGTTAAAATGCCAATTCTTGACGTGACCAAGGACTCCGGAACAATGCATAAGagccttttcccctcccctctgaaAGGCTGCTAGTTCCCCCCACCGAGGACACTAGGATGCTGCTGAAAACGGCACAGAACTGGATGAGATTTCGGCTGATTTCACAATGGTGATGACACTGGTGGTGGCAACTTTGGTCGGGGTAATAGGCCCTCGCGCCACAGTACGAGCAAAGGTCTGGAGTGCTTCGTACTTGGAGCGCAAGGCGTCCAGCTCTAGCttcatgctgctgttttctctggCCAGCTTCTCCACCTCTTGCTGCAGCTCAACCCGCTGCCTCTCTAGCTCCTCTTTCTGAGTCACACGCTTGATGCGGCAGCTGGCAGCGTAGCCCCGGTTCTTCAGCGTGCGCCTCCGCTGCTTCAGACGGATGACCTCCTCTTTGGTGAGACCCCTCAGGTGCTGGTTCAGCTCCCGTACGGACATTGACACGAGTTCATCATCACTCAGCACTGGGGCATTCTCTCCTGACTCCTCCTTTACCTGCAAATACCAACAGCACAGGGGTAGCAGTAACCCTATGGGAACAGAGGTTCTGGAcagcgaaaagagacaggccacCCCTCAGCAACGTCACACCACTACCTGGAAAACACCCCTGAAGCACTGTAGAGAGCACATGCTCCACTAAAACATCGGGGTAAAACATGGCAGAGATCCGAGCACTGCTGTCATCTGGGTTTGGGTAACCCTCTTAAGTCAGAGAAAGCAGTGAGCCTTACACAGCCAGTGTGAACTGAACAGTAAGATTTTTAAAGAGATAAATGTAAAGCAGACTGAAGCCCTTTGTGTTCCTTTGTCAGGACCCGGAATTCATACTGAATGCTAAAGATGACACCTTTCCCCGGCATTATGCTGGGACACCAGTGCGGCATCTCAAAAACAAAATAGCCACTTGTATGCAGGGTTTAATTTGGCATTTTGTGCCTTTTCATTGAAGACTGCTCATACAAGCAGTGAACAAAACCAACCCTGCTTGCCTTCAAGGACCACAGCCTGATTTGGTTTTCCTGGTGCACAGGCCAGACTCTGAAATTACATGAGAAAGACACCAGGGCCTTGTGCTTTTTTCTCAAGCAGGTTTGCTGCCACAATTActttcagaatcatagaatcatttaggttggaaaagacctttaagatcatcaagtccagaaCCTTTAAGACATCATCCTTTCGTCTCTTCAGAGACTGTAGGACATCTGGAATGACGAGCTAAGACACTAGAAAGAAACTGTGACAATGCGTGCACAACCCATGTGCAGACTGCCCACCAAGCTGGTATGTCCGAGGTATTCACCGTCTCATGGATCTGAGAAACACCAGCTGAACACATTCtttccccagtgcctcccagcccTGAGAGCAGTACTTCACCGACAGGCCTGGGAACACTGGTTTCAGGATGCTGCCAATATCCGCTATAGTCAAAAGTCTCTTGGATAGCAACTGGAATACGCTAGCCTCCACCCCATCCCAGAGACTTTAGACTTCTTTCTGGGTATCGCCGGTATTCTTCTACCTTAACCTTTCCTGTAGACAGTGGGAAATTGTGTTGGCACCCATTTCTAAGAGTCTCtcagaatgaaaaagaacagtGAAGTACAACTGATGTCGCACGGACCGCGGTTCTGCGACAgcctcccctgccacccagcatTGCCCGCTCAGCCTTCTTCCCTACCTTTAATGCCTTGTTCGGTTTGGGATTAGTCGTCATAACCTGAGCACAGTCTTCCGGACAAAAGTGCTCAGAAATTgcaactggaaaaacaaaacaagattttcaGGTTACGGTAATCTCAGAGGTGAAGGTACAAAGACGACACCCAACACGCGGGCCAAACCCCCAACTCAGCCACCATTAAAGGAAATAACCACACGGCGGGATGGACTCAGTTTACCCCATTCAGATACAAGAAAGCGAAATCGGTGTTGACAAGTGCATTGCTTTTTAACACAAAGACCTCGTATTTTGCTATTAAGCACACTAAGATTAAGCAGGGAAGacaaggcagggagggggggaaaggacACCAGCTCCCGCCTGTAAACAACAGTTACGCTAACCAGCGTACGCTGCCTTGCAATCCGCCACCCCTTCTCAAGGGGAGCGCAGAGTGCGGCCTCCCAGGCCCAGTCGCTAGCTCACCTCCCTCCGGAGGAATTCCAGACGCTCAGAATGGCCTATTAGGGACTGAATTAAGAGTTACCTCCGCTCATAAAAGGCACTGAAAAGCCACAAGACAACAACTCCCTTCATTCTTATTTTGATTATTATTAACCCGGCTCGAAATTGAATCAGCAACCCAGAAAGAAGCTGCCTGGTTTGTAACCTGCTTTCAGTGGCGTCCCCACCCAAAGGAGATGCTAccagaaaacccaaacaacagaaacaaaagcccCCTGACAACAAAGCAAGGCAGGAGTTCGCCTCTCCCAATGCACCAAGACTGTTGCTTCCCCATCCTCTCGGCCCCAGGCTGCGAGAGCTGACCCGCCTGGTATTTCTAGCGACGTGGAGGCATGTCCACAGACAAGAGAGACCATCCCCTGCCGAGACGCTGCCCTTCACTCTCACCTTAGCCGGCGACTACACCCCTTCGATCAGCGCCTTGCAGAAAATCCACCTGCCCGCACCTCCATCCAAAACCTTCACCCTGCGGTGACGGCAGCGCGGCGGTCCGTCGGGTACCTACCGCGAGAGAGGCGACCGCAGCCGTGCCACCATCACAGCCTCTGCCTATCGCTCCCCCAGCGGGGAGGGCGCGAGGCACCGGTCCCCCCTGACGCACGGCGGCTTCGAGGGTTGCACACCCAGCGGCACCGCAGAGCGCGCAGCCTGTCTGGCGGGagtcctctctccctctctttccgccccccccctccgccaGCCCAGCCCAAACCCTCCCCATTTCCACGTCTGCATCGTGTCACACATCCTAATCATTCATGAAAAATCCTGCCAAAGCATCCCAAGCATGATTCCCTTCTGATAGTTGCCATGGTGACCTTGGGAAAGTAGCCAACCCGGAGACAGTCGTCATGGAAACAGAGAAGCCCAAAAGCAATAATGACTTCAGGTCATGTCTGTGCAAAGACATCACGAGGTCGTCGGAGAGTAAACAAACTCATTCATATCTGCAAACAGGGGGTGGCGGGATTTGGGGGGGTGCAAAGGTGGGGTGCGGGGACCGGTGGGAGCCGTGTGGGTGAAGGTGCTGGCTCAGCCCGTGCTGCTGTCACTTGAATTTTAACATTCGAGACACCTCATCGTCACACGACTTAcgtaaaaaaaattgagatgaagagcaggggggagaaaaaaaaaaaaaaattccataaatgCGAAGCTGCGAGATACTATCCTAGATATTAGGGAGTGTACTTAGGCGCCTCCTCTATTTTTAAGCCCGAGACAGCACAGCTCTCCATGTCTGGAGGAGGGACAAGGACAGCCGCACAGCGCACAAGCCAAGATGCTCCGTGATGAATGGACCACTTACAGCAACTGGTGTGCGCTGCGTTTTCTAGAGCATCACCGagtccttccctcctctcctccagcaccCAACCCCACCCCGGGCACACCTCCACCAGCCCCAGCCTCACCGGGACCTCCGGAGCGCACCGGGCACGGGGCAGGGGAGCAAaccccggcccccagccccgagggaaggggacggggacgggcccGACCTCCGGCCGCTGCCAGGCTGCGTGTTTTACACGAGGGCCGACCGCCGGCAGGCAAGGCGGGCAGGATCTCCCGCGAAGGCGGGAGCCTCTTCGGACGCCGGCGCTGCCCTTTCCGCCATCCGTCGCCTCTTTTTCCCCCGCTCCGCGCCGGGCGTTTCGCCGCCCACCCCTACCTCCAGGCCGGAGGCGCAGACCTGTAGGCGCTAGGacggaggaggaagggaaaaggaaggaaaaagctcCTCGTCTCTCGGCCAAACGGTCCCGGCGAGTTCAGGAGAGCCGAGGCGCTGGCAGGGCGTAAAGGAAACGGccggcagccccctccctgcagaCGCAGAACGCCGCGGGCCGCGCAGGCAGTTGGTGCCATAGTTATGCAGTGAGTCACCAGCTGTTTACAGAGTTTTGAGAGCTCGCATTCCcacagcatcagaaaaaaaactcttcctttccctcagcATCCCCCTCCCTCGCCGCCCCCGTCCCTACAAGGAAAGGGGCACGCTGCGCCGTCCCGCTGGCGGCACTCCGCGCCGCTAAAAACCGGAAAAGGAAAGTCAAAAAGGAGGGGGAGGCCGACGACAGGCCCCGTCACACCCACCCGTTACACAAAAAGCCTTTTGATCCTCACCCAGCGCGTCTTCAAAGCGCTTTCCGCGCCGGCCGATGGAAAAACTGAAGAGGGCCGCTTGGCCGCGCGGAGATGGAAAGAAACGTAAAATATCGTGGAAAACAAGAGCCGAGGGGCGAGGTTGCCGCCGGCGGGGGTCGGCGCGTCGGCTCGCCGGCCGCCCCGAGCGATGCTCCGGCTCCGCGGGACGAAACCCCGTCTGGTCACCTGTTGCACGTTCCGTGCCGTCAAAGCGACGTCTCCTTACCCCGCGCGTTCCTCGGCGGATGCCCTCGCGCTCGGTACGGGGTCTCGCGCCGCACGCCTGTCTCTCCCCGCATGCCAAAGCGCCCTGGATGGGCCGGCATCCCTCCGAGACCGGCCGGCATCCCTCCTATTGCACCGGGGGTGATGGGCCAGAGCCGCCACTGGCACAGAGATGAGCAAGGAGGTTCAGAGCACCGTCAGGAATGGTGACGCCAGGCCCCCTTCCAACAAGGGTGGGAGATTGGGGTCTGCCCTGACCCTAAGGGCAGGATTTGGTAGTGCAAGTAGGAACACTCCAATAGGCTCAAGTCTCGCACGCAGGCACAAGTGCCAGGGCAAGCCTTATCTCCGCGCTAGGTGAACCCACAGGTGTGGTCCAGGCTCCGCTCGAAACCGATACAACAACACTCGCAATCCTCACCGACGGTCCTCCGGGGCCTTGGGCTCCATCTCTCCGCCTACATAATCCTTCCCATCAGGATTATTTGGGACTATTTAGCTACCAACAACAAGCAACTAAAATCAGCGTGCAATCTCCCACAGTTAGAAGGCAAAACCCCGCAACAAAATCGTAAACCATCCTGCAAACATGTCATACCCAGCAGCGTTCCCTAAACATGCTGCGCAGGGTTCTTCTGGGACCCTGCCTGCGATTTGATTATTAGAACCCTTTTAGTCTTTACCCTATTCCTGCCCTTCTTTTCTTAATTGCGTTTGCTGCATCACGTCTAAAATTAGGAGCCCAGCTTTTTGGAACAAGGACCGCATTACATCTCTAGTCTGTAAGCAGTACGACACACTTTGAACGCTACATAAATAAAGCGGCGAGTAGTAATACACCAACTGTAAGGGGCAAAGGCTTTTCCAGTGCAGCTCCACGCTTGTACTTAAAGCAAGTGTTTTGACTGTGGGTTACATAAAGGGCCCTTGTAATTCTGCAATAGTTACCCATTGACAGCTCTTGCCAACACCCTCTCCCTCTCTCAGACGACTCCTATGCCTCTTGCAGCATCCTCCCAAAAACCTGGAGGTCTCCAGCTGACATCCCAAGCCTGCTGGTCTCAACTTAGACCATGTAGAGATCCCCAGTTCCCTTTGCTTTGAAAGGGGAAGACGACAGAAAGCCTGACTCGGGCAGAGGTAGGACAGAGCTCACTTTCCACACAAGGTTTgcaattaagaaagaaaacatgccAGAATGAGATTTCAGACTTTCCACGCTACGGGGCTTTCAAAGTGCGTTACGCGTTAAGGAATTACTATAAAGTCACTGCCGACACCCGGCAACTGCAGATgaactcaaattttaaaaaactcttCTACACTGAAAGACAACCCCAGCCAGAACATGAGTGCCTGGCAGACAGCCCTGCTGGTGTTTAGCTTTCATCCTCAGACACGTACAGCAAACTGAAAACATGCAACCCTCACCGTCAGCCAGGCCAGCGACAACTTCCAGAGGGCAGAAAAACAGCGTAAGGTTCAAGCAGCGATGGGGATCTCTGCCACCGCGTCTCAATTCAGCACCAACAGTTACGCAGGGAATACTCTACTCATTCCCAAACGCAGCGATTTAATTCCCAGGCAGCTGTTTTAGTTAAATTCCTCATTTATCTGCAAGTTATTCCCAGCTCCAGAGCGCTAGCCAAATGGATGTGCCTACCAAGGATAACATCTGAGCTGACAGGTGAAGGGAACTACAGATGCTTAAATCTTCGTCGCCGTGCCTCTGCCGCTCGGAGGCATGACACGGATTTCCAGCACATTGCAGCATGGTAGGCAGAGCACCATCCCCCTCCCCATCATTCAAAAAGCCATTCTCCTGCTCTGACAATCTTCACACATCCTGTAAAGCAGACTGACGCTTGTCACTCATTTGTAATGAGAGCGGGGAGGGACGGCCTGATGGTGTGAATCAGAGAGTAGAAGCATATGCGAGGCAATATACTTGACATGAAGAGAGAGAAGACACAAGGAGGGGGTGAGTCACTGTTTACTGTTCTAGAGGAGCTCCACACAGCCCTCGCCCAGCTGGCCAGCTTTCCATTTCCCTTATGGATCGGAACCAGCATCCAGCAGTAAAGAGGAGATTCAGGAACCTTCAGAGCGCATTTGAGAGCTGCCAGGACACAGCTCTCTGAGGCACTCTCTGGGGAAGCCTGGACACGGATCAGACAGTCTTCAGTGGTTTGGTAAACAACCTACTCAGATGCTGCAGAGAGCCTGTGGTTAGGGAGCGGAGGATACGGAGTACCAGGAGGGTACGCTTGCGTGTCACCTCAGAAACTTCATGGCGGAGGTGGCTGAAGGGGAAAGGTACGCGGCAGCCAGCCCCGGTACTGACAAGCATACAGCACTTTTTCCATCACGCGCTTATAAAACGCAGTGACAGAGCTACACCAGAATTACGCCTCAGCATCACTAGCCCAGAGACGAGTCTCCCCCAGACAGCCGAGCTGAGCCACCGAGCAACAAATAACTTGCTCGGATGCACAGCCGGATCCTGGGGCAGAGAGCTGGGATCGGGATTCCTAACTTCACTGCTCCTGACCCCACGTGCCAGCCGTCGAGTTGGACGTCTTCTCCGACGGCTAATAATGGAACATAACGGCATCGCTATTCAGGGTCCTGCAATATTGCAAAGCAGCGGGATTTGCTACGCAACCCGTCCCTCCGCTCAGGAGTTTAGTGGCAGGGTAATTGCTCTCATTACTGCCTTTTCCCCCTCAGTTCTTGTGTTGATGGTCACAGGGCACTGCATCGCTTGTGCTTGCTTCATGCTTGGAAGCCTCTCTGCCCGAGTTTGAAGATAGCCTGAAACAATAGCTCAGACAGAAGTGGAAACTGCCGTTCATCTCTACAGGGTGCTGAGCCTGAAACTT includes these proteins:
- the MAFK gene encoding transcription factor MafK → MTTNPKPNKALKVKEESGENAPVLSDDELVSMSVRELNQHLRGLTKEEVIRLKQRRRTLKNRGYAASCRIKRVTQKEELERQRVELQQEVEKLARENSSMKLELDALRSKYEALQTFARTVARGPITPTKVATTSVITIVKSAEISSSSVPFSAAS